Within the Oscillospiraceae bacterium genome, the region CTCGGCAGCAAACCGGTGGTGCTCTCTCTGCCTCCGCTGGACGCCAAAAAGTATTTTGCCTGGATCAGCCGAGGCGTCAGCAAGGAAAACATTTTAAAATGGCTCGGCGGCAGCGAGCAGTACATTTATCGCTGGCATGAGATGTACAACCTGCAAGTCGCCAACCTTGCAAAGAAGCTCGACGTGCTGTTCATCGACATCCGAAGCATCTTTTTGCAGGAGAAAAACTACGAGCGGCTGCTATGTGAAGACGGCATCCACCCCAACGAGGAGGGTCACCGCCTGATTTCCAACGCCATCGAGTCCGCGCTGACAACCGCTCCCGCGAGCACTTTTGCGTAAAACAGGGGCTGGTTATTCGTTTTTGTTTGGATATTCGTTTCGGAGTTTAACTTCTAAATCGCTGTTAAAACCATTAAAGTACGTTCCATCTTTTAGCATTTTTTCGAATGTTGGATATGAAACAGGAGAAAGAATATTGAAGAAGTAACGTTCTTTTTGGTTTGCTTCTTTCAATTTTTCATTGAGTTTTTCGAAGTGCTTTTGTGCATCAATCATCTTTGAGTAGTTTTCTCGTACAGTGTCATTGTCTGCTTTCGTTTCAATAACAATGATATTGTTGTCCACTTTAATAAAAAAGTCCGGATTGAACTCTTTTGGGCTGGTACCTCTTTTGAGCACATATGTTATTGAGTAAAAGGCTACATCTCGTGATTTTATCCAGCAGTCGATTTTTTCCGCAACTTCTTTCTTTGTCAGCATTTCCACAAATTTACGCTCTGGTTCTTGGCTTACAACTACAATACTTTGCGGAGTTTTAAAATCGTAGACATTTATTTGCCTTAACTGCTTACCCTGTAACTCTGCTTGCATATACTTAAAAATGCTATATTGCTCAGCTTCTAATTCGTTGCTTACATCGGAAGAATAAAAAACTGTGCGATTATTTCTTAGCGTAGAGTAACTACTGGATGAATTGCGCATATCGCTTGTTCTAATAGTTATAAATTCATTTGCTTTATTCCTATACCCGGCAGAAGTCCGTTTTTTTCTCAATAACCCTGTAAACTTACCATTTATTTTCAAAACATTATCTTCAATCAGATTATCGCCAACTATGTTTGCAAGTTTCATACACTTTTTTATATAATCAACGATCTGGTCATAAGTTGGCAACTTCTCCAACTCTGTTTTGCCATCAGTATAAATAACTTCCTCTTGTATTCCACGAAGAGTTGCTTCTCTGTTTCTTCTTTGATACTGTTTGACAATTTTTTCAGCGATTTCTTCAATAGTCATTGTTTCTCTTTTTATTTGATAATTTTTATTGTAAGTATTATTCTGTGTGTCTATATATGTGGTAGATTTATCAATTATCTCTCTTTGTGTAATAAGATCTAACGGCTTATCAATATCGAAAGTTTCTTCTTTGCCGTATTCGTCATTGATTTCTTCATACAATTCCTTTTCATAGTTTAAATTTGATACCGTGAAATTATACTTTGAACGCTCGCCACTACCGATGATACTAGCTGTTAATACTTGTTCAGTTTCGAGAACTTCATCGACAATCGTTTTAATGTTCTTGCTCCAATTTGAATGGTTAAAAACAATAACCTTTGGTTGTGCATCCGCCCAAAGCGGTTTCCGCAGTCCGCGTCCTAAAACCTGTGATACAAGAAGTTTTGAGTTAAACGCCCTGTCCTCCCAAGGGACAATTTGGAAAACATTTTTAACATCCCAACCTTCTGTAAGCATTGAAACTGAAATTATCCACTCAATGCCGCAGTCTTTTTCATCAACATTTTTCAATATTTGAATATTCTTTTTGTGGTCTTTATGTGAAGTTACGATTAAAACTTTTTTCTCAACGCTTTCTCTCGGCTCTTTTGTAAACTCTGCCAAGAAGTCGAGAAAGTTTTCCATAAGATTTTTCGCACCATCAATCTTTGCGGTGACAATAATCGATAATGGAGTGATATGCGGATACTTCGCTTTCATTTCATTGTGGTTTTGTAATATCTTTTGAAACTTTTCGTAACTACCATCATTGGTATCTTCCGCTACATAGTCAACTTTTTTTACAATTTTTTCGTTTATTGCTTGACGAAGTGAATATCTGAATATAACATCGGCGAAGTAATCATTATCCTTGTATGCCGTTCCTGTAAATCCTAAATGGCATTTAAATCCATAAAATTCATCCTGCACGAATTCTTTCCACTTCTTGATAGCGGTATCTTTGTCAGCAGGCGAATTATATGCGTGATGAACCTCATCACTTAAAACAAGTGTATCAGCACCGGTCATAGTGAAACTGTCCTTAATGGATGAACCGGTGTTCTCATAAACAGCATGGATATTTTCAATACAAATATTATTTTCTTGCACAGTTGAGTTTGCATCAATAATCCGTATTGGCAGTTTAGCATATTTGTCGGGAACAACATTTAATAATTCGCTTCTTGTAATCAATGCTTGAAATTTTTCTGTAAGCCCATTTTCGATTGTAAGTGAGGGGCATAAAACAAGAACTCGTTTAACCAGACCAAGGAGTAACGCTATATGTGCAATGCCAAACATTACATAGCTTTTGCCACTACCTGTTGCCATATCAATTACTCCGGACAACATATCTGGCAACTGCACACTTTTATATAGTTTATCCAGTGTTCCGTAAGCATCTTGCATGTCAATATTGTTTTCAAAGTTTTCTTTTAGTAGGTCTTTTACGGTTATATATTTACCAGACGCCAAATATATAATTGCCGTTTTAATTGCTTCTTTTTGATATTCTCTATCTTGGCATAAAATATCCAGATATCCGTCCCAATCGTCCATATCAAACTTACTGCGGTCATAATTTTTATTGACCGACAGTACTAAGCTTTTTATATCAATTTTCTGTATCCCTTGCATTACAATACCTCTAATACTTCTACAAACTCGTTGCCGAAGATATCTATGTATACTACTTTCAATTTATTGCTTTTTAAATCTTCTTTTCTAATTTCAATCTTATATTTACCGGTTGTCTTATCTTTAATTTCATCAGCAAAAAAGTAATCTTGCATTATAAAGTTCTTATCATTTGTACTGTCAATAAGCACCGTAGCAAGGATATTTTCTTTATCTGCCTGTATTGTTTCAGAAATGCAATTATCTATATACAATACAATTTTATTAGCTTGCTTTTCGATATGACTTTCGATTTGCGGAACCTCGTTGAAGTAAAAGCCGATTGAATTATCAATAGAATTGATTTTGTCTTTACTCTTCGGCTGATTTAGTTTCTTAAATTCGATTTTATGTAGGTCTTTAATATATTGATAAGGAATTTTCAAGAAGAAGTATTTGGTATTAGATCCTATGGGTTTATAATAATCCCCAACAATATCAAAGTTTAATTCTGGAGCAACTATATAAAATTTTTCTCCAATTTTTTCGCCAATGGTTTTATGCAGTTCATTAATAAAGTTTTCATCAACTGCTGCATTATTCACAAAATCTTGCCATTCGTAAATCTTAACCCAATCACCACGGCGTTTACCATCCATAAGAACACCGCTTATTTTTTTGCTTGCTTTCTCTATTTGAAAAAGTTCGGAAACAAAATCTACATACTTTTGCCGTTCCATCTCAAAAACCTTTTTAAGGTCATAACAACCAGCATTAACTACTGCAAACGGTTGACGATTTGGAAGGGTGAGTAAACGCTTTTGGGTCGTGTAAATTGCAAGTTTACCAATATCTACGCCGATCCAGCGGCGATTGAGTCTTTCTGCAACGTTAAGTGTTGTTCCACTCCCTGCAAAGAAGTCCATTACTAAATCGCCTTCGTTTGTAGTAGACTTAATAATTCTTTCAAGAAGTTTTTCTGGCTTTTGTGTTGGATAATTCATAATTTCAGGCGAGTTTACAATAGTTTGAAAGCTTGCAATATCAAGCCACACATCTGCCACTGGAATGCCCTTTGCCTCGTCTAAATACTTTCTTCTTTCTTTTGTTATGGTTTTAAATTGTCTACCATTTTCGTCTATTGAAGAAAATCTTTTTAATTGTTCTTTTGAATAGGGCAAAAATTCCTTATTAAAAATACGGGTTTCGCTTTTTGAGTAGTAAAGGATAGTATCATGACCACGTATAAAATTATCAGTTAAACTCTTATATCCCGAAATGCCACTTAATTGCCAAATAATTTCTCTTTGAAAATTGTTTTTTCCGAACACTTCATCCATTACAATTTTAATATAATGAACCATCTTATTATCCAAATGGACAAATATACTTCCATCATTTGATAATATTTCTCGAGCCACAATGAGTCTTTGGCGAATAAACTCAATAAACTCTGCACCTTTAATCTTATCACTATATGCTTTTGCACCATCTTTATTTACAAATTCATCTTCAGTGGCAAAAGGTGGGTCAATGTAAATAAGTTTCACTTTACCTTTTACTTTATTTTTTATGAGTTCATCTTTATTATCGAACATAGTTTTTAACGCTTGAAAATTATCGCCAAAAATCAAAAGGTTCTGCCAATCGTCTATATCTCTTTCGCCGAAGACTTTTTCAATTTGGAATGGTACGCCTTGTGGTTCTTCGCCAACCGCCAATACTTGTTCTTTCGGCATTTTACCCTTATAAGTCAATTCATACTCTTTGTGGTTCACAGGGAACAAAATATCTTGATACTCGGCAGGCAGCTGTTTTCCTTGTTGTAACAACGAAATAATCTGTTCGATGTTTTTATCCATTGTTTACCTCCTCACTGAATTCATCGGATATTCAACTTAAAACAGTATCACTGCTAACACTGATTTATATTATCATAAATGCAAATTTTTCGCAATATTACTTCTCCTATTTATAATATGATACCCGATTTTTGTTGACTTTTTACGTTTTGATGATATAATAATGGTGTAAATGCGCAGACGGAGAGAGTACCCGGTGTTAAACGCGAAAGAGAGAGCGCTCGGCGGCTGAAAGGCGCTCGCGAAACAAAACCGGCGAAGTTCACTCCCGAGCAGTGCATCCGAACTGAAAATCAAAGTAAGATGTACCGGCTTCCCGCCGTTATCGGGATCAAGAGCCCCGTGACATTCATGGGGAATTTAGGTGGTACCGCGGAGCGCGCTTCGTCCTATTTCGGATCGAGCGCGCTTATTAATTTTTACTTTAAATTTTTAAACCTTGTTGAAGGGATGAAGTCACATGGAAACAAATATCAGGCAAGTGTCCGAACAGCTGAAACAGCGGCTTGAAGCGGCCAAGGACTCGGCAGCGGTCGAACAGATCCGCGTGGAGTTTTTGGGCAAAAAGGGGCAGATCACGGAACTGTTGAAACTGCTCAAAGACGCCGAGGGCGAAGCAAAACGTGAACTCGGGCAGCAGATTAACGAGCTGAAAAAGCAGGCCGAAGCCGACATCGAAAAGGCGCAGGCCGACGTCACCGCCGCCGAACAGCAAGCGCTCGTCGACAACGCGGAGCAATACGATGTGACTCTGCCGGCACAGGCTGAACTCGGCTCCTATCACCCGATCACGCTGATTCAAAAAGAGGTCGAGGAGATCTTTGCGAGCATGGGCTTCACGATTGAGGACTATGCCGAAGTCACCGATGATTATAACTGCTTTGAGGCCTTGAATATCCCGAAACACCATCCCGCCCGCGATATGCAGGATACGTTTTATCTCTCGAACGGGCAGGTGCTGAAGACCCATACCTCAGCCGCCCAGAACACGATCATGCGCAAATACGGCGCGCCGCTGCGCGCCGTATTCCCGAGCCGGTGTTTCCGCAACGAGGCCACCGACGCGAGCCACGAGAACACCTTCTTTCAGATGGAGGGCATGATGATCGACACCGACATCTCGATCTCAAACCTCATCTATTTCATGAAGACGATGCTGTCCGAGGTGTTCAAGCGCGACGTCAAAGTGCGTCTTCGCCCGGGCTTCTTCCCGTTCGTCGAACCCGGTTTCGAGCTCGACATCAACTGCCTGATCTGCGGCGGAACCGGCTGCCCGACCTGTAAAAACGGCGGCTGGGTGGAACTCTGCCCTTGCGGAATGATCCACCCCAACGTCCTGAAATACGGCGGGATCGACAGTGAAAAATACACCGGATTCGCTTTCGGGCTCGGCCTGACGCGGCTTGCGATGATGCGCTACGGCATCAAGGACATCCGGATTTTAAACAGCGGCAACCTCAAGGCGCTGTCACAGTTTTCGCAGAAGTGAGGAGCTTGAAAGATAGATCTTTCAAGC harbors:
- a CDS encoding site-specific DNA-methyltransferase → MDKNIEQIISLLQQGKQLPAEYQDILFPVNHKEYELTYKGKMPKEQVLAVGEEPQGVPFQIEKVFGERDIDDWQNLLIFGDNFQALKTMFDNKDELIKNKVKGKVKLIYIDPPFATEDEFVNKDGAKAYSDKIKGAEFIEFIRQRLIVAREILSNDGSIFVHLDNKMVHYIKIVMDEVFGKNNFQREIIWQLSGISGYKSLTDNFIRGHDTILYYSKSETRIFNKEFLPYSKEQLKRFSSIDENGRQFKTITKERRKYLDEAKGIPVADVWLDIASFQTIVNSPEIMNYPTQKPEKLLERIIKSTTNEGDLVMDFFAGSGTTLNVAERLNRRWIGVDIGKLAIYTTQKRLLTLPNRQPFAVVNAGCYDLKKVFEMERQKYVDFVSELFQIEKASKKISGVLMDGKRRGDWVKIYEWQDFVNNAAVDENFINELHKTIGEKIGEKFYIVAPELNFDIVGDYYKPIGSNTKYFFLKIPYQYIKDLHKIEFKKLNQPKSKDKINSIDNSIGFYFNEVPQIESHIEKQANKIVLYIDNCISETIQADKENILATVLIDSTNDKNFIMQDYFFADEIKDKTTGKYKIEIRKEDLKSNKLKVVYIDIFGNEFVEVLEVL
- the pheS gene encoding phenylalanine--tRNA ligase subunit alpha; this encodes METNIRQVSEQLKQRLEAAKDSAAVEQIRVEFLGKKGQITELLKLLKDAEGEAKRELGQQINELKKQAEADIEKAQADVTAAEQQALVDNAEQYDVTLPAQAELGSYHPITLIQKEVEEIFASMGFTIEDYAEVTDDYNCFEALNIPKHHPARDMQDTFYLSNGQVLKTHTSAAQNTIMRKYGAPLRAVFPSRCFRNEATDASHENTFFQMEGMMIDTDISISNLIYFMKTMLSEVFKRDVKVRLRPGFFPFVEPGFELDINCLICGGTGCPTCKNGGWVELCPCGMIHPNVLKYGGIDSEKYTGFAFGLGLTRLAMMRYGIKDIRILNSGNLKALSQFSQK
- a CDS encoding DEAD/DEAH box helicase family protein yields the protein MQGIQKIDIKSLVLSVNKNYDRSKFDMDDWDGYLDILCQDREYQKEAIKTAIIYLASGKYITVKDLLKENFENNIDMQDAYGTLDKLYKSVQLPDMLSGVIDMATGSGKSYVMFGIAHIALLLGLVKRVLVLCPSLTIENGLTEKFQALITRSELLNVVPDKYAKLPIRIIDANSTVQENNICIENIHAVYENTGSSIKDSFTMTGADTLVLSDEVHHAYNSPADKDTAIKKWKEFVQDEFYGFKCHLGFTGTAYKDNDYFADVIFRYSLRQAINEKIVKKVDYVAEDTNDGSYEKFQKILQNHNEMKAKYPHITPLSIIVTAKIDGAKNLMENFLDFLAEFTKEPRESVEKKVLIVTSHKDHKKNIQILKNVDEKDCGIEWIISVSMLTEGWDVKNVFQIVPWEDRAFNSKLLVSQVLGRGLRKPLWADAQPKVIVFNHSNWSKNIKTIVDEVLETEQVLTASIIGSGERSKYNFTVSNLNYEKELYEEINDEYGKEETFDIDKPLDLITQREIIDKSTTYIDTQNNTYNKNYQIKRETMTIEEIAEKIVKQYQRRNREATLRGIQEEVIYTDGKTELEKLPTYDQIVDYIKKCMKLANIVGDNLIEDNVLKINGKFTGLLRKKRTSAGYRNKANEFITIRTSDMRNSSSSYSTLRNNRTVFYSSDVSNELEAEQYSIFKYMQAELQGKQLRQINVYDFKTPQSIVVVSQEPERKFVEMLTKKEVAEKIDCWIKSRDVAFYSITYVLKRGTSPKEFNPDFFIKVDNNIIVIETKADNDTVRENYSKMIDAQKHFEKLNEKLKEANQKERYFFNILSPVSYPTFEKMLKDGTYFNGFNSDLEVKLRNEYPNKNE